A single Acropora palmata chromosome 5, jaAcrPala1.3, whole genome shotgun sequence DNA region contains:
- the LOC141882543 gene encoding uncharacterized protein LOC141882543 isoform X2 — translation MSMRLRKRKFNLSHLQFHQVTSTNVGGEFVTRKSVRVNTVQKVKRKNKIPKYVGSFTAEVRTVYFFQVSSPFRGILRRDSKAITAHLIAFGGPRYTNILQNRSGVALQTNICPEIFFDHLKR, via the exons ATGAGCATGCGTTTGCGAAAGAGAAAATTCAATCTATCCCACCTTCAATTCCATCAGGTTACGAGCACAAACGTAGGAGGGGAATTTGTCACAAGGAAGTCTGTCAG agttaacacagttcaaaaggttaagaggaagaacaagataccaaaatacgttggaagtttcacagcagaggtaagaactgtctatttcttccaagtttcttctccttttagagGCATTCTGAGGCGTGATTCGAAGGCTATAACAGCACACTTGATTGCCTTCGGAGGTCCCAGATATACAAATATCCTTCAAAATAGAAGTGGTGTAGCATTACAGACAAACATTTgcccagagatatttttcgatcatttgaaaag GTGa
- the LOC141882543 gene encoding uncharacterized protein LOC141882543 isoform X1, translating into MSMRLRKRKFNLSHLQFHQVTSTNVGGEFVTRKSVRVNTVQKVKRKNKIPKYVGSFTAEVMQKKRKKKKSKKPKSMPSVVFRRDHLRFTSGIICGSGSFAVQFGDHLRSGDHLRSGIICGAVHFS; encoded by the exons ATGAGCATGCGTTTGCGAAAGAGAAAATTCAATCTATCCCACCTTCAATTCCATCAGGTTACGAGCACAAACGTAGGAGGGGAATTTGTCACAAGGAAGTCTGTCAG agttaacacagttcaaaaggttaagaggaagaacaagataccaaaatacgttggaagtttcacagcagag GTGatgcaaaaaaagagaaagaaaaaaaaatccaagaaaccaaaatccatgccatccgttgttttccggcgggatcatttgcggttcacatcggggatcatttgcggttcgggatcatttgcggtccaatttggggatcatttgcggtctggggatcatttgcggtcggggatcatttgcggcgctgtacactTCTCTTAA